From a region of the Georgenia yuyongxinii genome:
- a CDS encoding chorismate mutase: protein MTTPGIHRSNEPADVPDELREARATIDNIDAALVHLLAERFRCTKRVGVLKARLDLPPSDPSREERQVARLRALAEDAGLDPVFAEKFLKFIVEEVIRHHEDIAGSLANGGDVGARAEA from the coding sequence CAGCAACGAGCCCGCCGACGTGCCCGACGAGCTTCGCGAGGCCCGGGCCACCATCGACAACATCGACGCCGCGCTGGTGCATCTGCTCGCGGAACGGTTCCGTTGCACCAAGAGGGTCGGGGTGCTCAAGGCGCGGCTGGACCTGCCGCCCTCGGACCCCAGCCGTGAGGAGCGTCAGGTGGCGCGGCTGCGCGCCCTGGCGGAGGACGCCGGGTTGGACCCGGTCTTCGCAGAGAAATTCCTCAAGTTCATCGTCGAAGAGGTCATCCGCCACCACGAGGACATCGCCGGCTCACTGGCGAACGGGGGCGACGTGGGCGCGCGGGCGGAGGCCTGA
- a CDS encoding AMP-dependent synthetase/ligase: MAETVGTQQTGAPREASTPGVGRLTPDMSIPGILTDRLARQPESVIFERKSALGTEFVPVTTRTFATDVMGVAKGLVALGVHPGDRVAILSHTSYEWSVLDFASWSVAAVPVPIYETSSAEQIEWIVTDSAAKFVFAETHAQAAAVESLIGKAPSLEKVYVIDAGALEQVTTAGAATPEEEVTRRTTTVDMTSLATIIYTSGTTGRPKGVELTHGNFVTLVVNGTDDPNFSEVVRGADKRTLLFMPMAHVFARFVQVLCVYSGAVMGHVPDARNLVADLGVFKPTFLLAVPRVFEKVYNSADAKAGSGAKQRIFRWAAKVAITYSRALDSAEGPSPALKAQRTLADRLVYGKIKAAMGGELVYAVSGGGPLGERLGHYFRGIGVQVLEGYGLTEVGAPTTVNRPGLVKIGTVGPPYPGTQIRIADDGQVLIKGNHVFRGYRDNPEATAAAFDADGWFVTGDLGTLDADGYLRITGRKKEIIVTAGGKNVAPAVLEDRLRGHPLVSQVVVVGEGKPFIGALVTLDADMLPGWLANHRLPDMTVEEAAADERVLAALDRAVTRANEAVSRAESIRKISVLTTDFTMENGYLTPSQKVKRALVMTDFADAVERIYS; this comes from the coding sequence ATGGCCGAGACGGTAGGAACCCAGCAGACGGGCGCCCCGCGGGAGGCGAGCACCCCCGGCGTCGGGCGGCTCACGCCCGACATGTCCATCCCGGGCATCCTGACCGACCGGCTGGCCCGTCAGCCCGAGAGCGTGATCTTCGAGCGCAAGTCAGCCCTGGGCACGGAGTTCGTCCCGGTGACCACGCGGACGTTCGCGACCGACGTCATGGGGGTGGCGAAGGGCCTGGTCGCCCTGGGCGTCCATCCTGGGGACCGGGTGGCGATCCTGAGCCACACCAGCTACGAGTGGTCGGTGCTGGACTTCGCGAGCTGGTCCGTCGCCGCGGTGCCGGTCCCGATCTACGAGACCTCCTCGGCGGAGCAGATCGAGTGGATCGTCACCGACTCCGCCGCGAAGTTCGTCTTCGCCGAGACGCACGCCCAGGCGGCGGCCGTGGAGAGCCTCATCGGGAAGGCGCCGAGCCTGGAGAAGGTCTACGTCATCGACGCCGGCGCCTTGGAGCAGGTGACCACCGCCGGAGCCGCCACGCCGGAGGAGGAGGTCACCCGGCGGACCACCACGGTCGACATGACCAGCCTCGCCACGATCATCTACACCTCGGGCACCACGGGCCGGCCGAAGGGTGTCGAGCTGACGCACGGCAACTTCGTGACGCTGGTGGTCAACGGGACCGACGACCCGAACTTCAGCGAGGTGGTCCGGGGCGCGGACAAGCGCACCCTGCTGTTCATGCCGATGGCGCACGTCTTCGCCCGGTTCGTCCAGGTGCTGTGCGTCTACTCGGGCGCCGTCATGGGGCACGTGCCCGACGCCCGGAACCTCGTGGCCGACCTCGGCGTCTTCAAGCCCACCTTCCTGCTCGCCGTGCCGCGGGTGTTCGAGAAGGTCTACAACTCCGCCGACGCCAAGGCCGGTTCCGGGGCCAAGCAGCGGATCTTCCGCTGGGCGGCCAAGGTGGCCATCACCTACTCTCGGGCGCTGGACTCCGCCGAGGGGCCGTCCCCGGCACTGAAGGCCCAGCGCACACTGGCCGACCGCCTCGTCTACGGCAAGATCAAGGCCGCCATGGGCGGCGAGCTGGTCTACGCCGTCTCCGGCGGCGGGCCCCTGGGTGAACGGCTGGGCCACTACTTTCGCGGCATCGGGGTCCAGGTGCTCGAGGGCTACGGCCTGACGGAGGTGGGCGCGCCCACCACGGTCAACCGGCCAGGGCTGGTCAAGATCGGCACCGTCGGCCCGCCCTACCCGGGCACGCAGATCCGGATCGCCGACGACGGGCAGGTGCTCATCAAGGGCAACCACGTCTTCCGCGGCTACCGCGACAACCCCGAGGCGACGGCGGCGGCGTTCGATGCCGACGGCTGGTTCGTCACGGGTGACCTGGGCACTCTCGACGCCGACGGCTACCTGCGCATCACGGGCCGCAAGAAGGAGATCATCGTGACCGCCGGCGGCAAGAACGTCGCCCCCGCGGTGCTCGAGGACCGGCTGCGTGGCCACCCGCTGGTCTCCCAGGTGGTGGTGGTCGGTGAGGGCAAGCCCTTCATCGGGGCGCTGGTCACCCTCGACGCCGACATGCTGCCGGGCTGGCTGGCCAACCACCGCCTGCCGGACATGACCGTGGAGGAGGCGGCCGCGGACGAGCGGGTCCTGGCGGCGCTGGACCGGGCGGTGACCCGCGCGAACGAGGCGGTCTCCCGGGCGGAGTCGATCCGGAAGATCTCCGTACTGACCACGGACTTCACGATGGAGAACGGGTACCTGACACCCTCGCAGAAGGTGAAGAGGGCTCTGGTGATGACGGACTTCGCGGACGCGGTGGAGCGGATCTACTCCTGA
- the valS gene encoding valine--tRNA ligase: MSDAPLAGTVPETETLPAPQAPDKVSLDGLEDRWNSAWTEAGTYAFDRSATREQVYSIDTPPPTVSGSLHVGHVFSFTHTDVVARYQRMRGKAVFYPMGWDDNGLPTERRVQNYYGVRCDPSLPYDPDFTPPHEGGEGKSIKAADQIPISRRNFVELCLRLTAEDEQQFESLWRHLGLSVDWNHHYQTIGHDARLVAQAGFLRNLARGEAYQAAAPGLWDVTFQTAVAQAELEARDYPGFYHKVAFHQPDGSPVHIETTRPELLPACVALIAHPDDERYQPLFGTTVTSPVFGVELPVLAHPAAEMDKGAGIAMCCTFGDLTDVQWWRGLDLPTRPVLGRDGRILRETPDWLTTDGGRAAYEEMAGKTTFSARKAVVDALRASGDLDGEPTPTQRKTNFFEKGDKPLEIVTSRQWYIRNGGRPYPEADGNELRENLIARGKELDFHPDFMRVRYDNWVNGLNSDWLISRQRFFGVAIPVWYAVGADGEPDYDRVLTPDESALPVDPSTDVPPGYTEDQRGKPGGFVGEVDIMDTWATSSLTPQIVGGWLRDQDLFERVYPMDLRPQGQDIIRTWLFSTVVRAHLEFGALPWKHAAISGWILDPDRKKMSKSKGNVVTPMGLLEEHGSDAVRYWAASARLGTDAAFEVGQMKIGRRLAIKILNASKFALTMGGDQPLVLDPAAVTAPIDRAMLAGLADVVAAATAAFEAYDHTKALEVAETFFWTFCDDYLELVKDRAYNRDGDLPEADAASARAALAIAVDTFLRLFAPVLPFATEEVWHWYRTGSVHQASWPTAAPLRTAAADGDPTLIDATGQALAALRKVKSEAKVSQRTTYARVRLEVPSSAVALVEQALGDLRAAGRVRGELQLVGVDGAEQATVTDHELDEPEPRR; encoded by the coding sequence ATGAGCGACGCACCCCTGGCCGGTACCGTGCCCGAGACCGAGACCCTCCCGGCCCCGCAGGCACCGGACAAGGTCAGCCTCGACGGGCTCGAGGACCGCTGGAACTCCGCCTGGACCGAGGCGGGCACCTACGCGTTCGACCGGAGCGCCACGCGCGAGCAGGTCTACTCGATCGACACCCCGCCCCCGACCGTCTCCGGCTCGCTGCACGTGGGCCACGTGTTCAGCTTCACCCACACCGACGTCGTCGCCCGCTACCAGCGCATGCGGGGCAAGGCCGTGTTCTACCCGATGGGCTGGGACGACAACGGCCTGCCCACCGAGCGGCGCGTGCAGAACTACTACGGGGTCCGCTGCGACCCCTCCCTGCCCTACGACCCGGACTTCACCCCGCCCCACGAGGGCGGCGAGGGCAAGTCCATCAAGGCCGCCGACCAGATCCCGATCAGCCGGAGGAACTTCGTCGAGCTGTGCCTGCGCCTGACCGCCGAGGACGAGCAGCAGTTCGAGTCGCTGTGGCGCCACCTCGGGCTGAGCGTGGACTGGAACCACCACTACCAGACCATCGGGCACGACGCCCGGCTCGTCGCCCAGGCCGGCTTCCTGCGCAACCTCGCCCGCGGCGAGGCCTACCAGGCGGCCGCGCCGGGACTGTGGGACGTGACGTTCCAGACCGCCGTCGCCCAGGCCGAGCTCGAGGCCCGCGACTACCCGGGCTTCTACCACAAGGTCGCCTTCCACCAGCCGGATGGCAGCCCGGTCCACATCGAGACCACCCGCCCCGAGCTGCTCCCCGCGTGCGTGGCCCTCATCGCCCACCCCGACGACGAGCGCTACCAGCCGCTCTTCGGCACCACGGTCACGTCCCCGGTCTTCGGTGTCGAGCTGCCCGTGCTGGCCCACCCGGCCGCGGAGATGGACAAGGGCGCCGGCATCGCGATGTGCTGCACCTTCGGTGACCTCACCGACGTGCAGTGGTGGCGCGGGCTCGACCTGCCCACCCGCCCGGTGCTCGGCCGCGACGGTCGCATCCTGCGCGAGACCCCGGACTGGCTGACCACCGACGGCGGCCGCGCCGCCTACGAGGAGATGGCCGGCAAGACCACCTTCTCCGCCCGCAAGGCCGTGGTCGACGCCCTGCGCGCCAGCGGCGACCTCGATGGCGAGCCCACCCCCACCCAGCGGAAGACGAACTTCTTCGAGAAGGGCGACAAGCCGCTGGAGATCGTCACCTCGCGGCAGTGGTACATCCGCAACGGTGGCCGCCCCTACCCCGAGGCCGACGGCAACGAGCTGCGCGAGAACCTCATCGCCCGCGGCAAGGAGCTCGACTTCCACCCCGACTTCATGCGGGTGCGGTACGACAACTGGGTCAACGGCCTCAACAGCGACTGGCTGATCTCCCGTCAGCGCTTCTTCGGTGTCGCGATCCCGGTGTGGTACGCCGTGGGCGCCGACGGCGAGCCGGACTACGACCGTGTGCTCACCCCGGACGAGTCGGCCCTGCCGGTCGACCCGAGCACCGACGTGCCGCCGGGCTACACCGAGGACCAGCGCGGCAAGCCCGGTGGCTTCGTCGGCGAGGTCGACATCATGGACACGTGGGCGACGTCGTCGCTCACCCCCCAGATCGTCGGCGGCTGGCTGCGCGACCAGGACCTGTTCGAGCGGGTCTACCCGATGGACCTGCGCCCGCAGGGTCAGGACATCATCCGCACCTGGCTCTTCTCCACCGTCGTCCGCGCCCACCTGGAGTTCGGCGCCCTGCCGTGGAAGCACGCCGCGATCAGCGGCTGGATCCTGGACCCCGACCGCAAGAAGATGTCGAAGTCCAAGGGCAACGTCGTCACCCCGATGGGGCTGCTCGAGGAGCACGGCTCCGACGCCGTGCGCTACTGGGCCGCCTCGGCCCGGCTGGGCACGGACGCCGCGTTCGAGGTGGGGCAGATGAAGATCGGCCGCCGCCTCGCCATCAAGATCCTCAACGCCTCGAAGTTCGCCCTGACCATGGGCGGGGACCAGCCGCTCGTGCTCGACCCGGCCGCCGTCACCGCCCCGATCGACCGGGCGATGCTCGCCGGCCTGGCCGACGTGGTGGCGGCGGCCACCGCCGCGTTCGAGGCGTACGACCACACCAAGGCCCTCGAGGTCGCCGAGACGTTCTTCTGGACCTTCTGCGACGACTACCTCGAGCTGGTCAAGGACCGCGCCTACAACCGCGACGGCGACCTGCCCGAGGCCGACGCCGCCTCGGCCCGTGCCGCCTTGGCCATCGCGGTGGACACCTTCCTGCGGCTGTTCGCCCCGGTGCTGCCCTTCGCCACCGAGGAGGTCTGGCACTGGTACCGCACCGGCTCGGTGCACCAGGCCTCCTGGCCCACCGCCGCCCCCCTGCGTACGGCCGCGGCCGACGGCGACCCCACCTTGATCGACGCGACCGGCCAGGCCCTCGCTGCCCTGCGCAAGGTCAAGTCCGAGGCCAAGGTCTCCCAGCGCACCACCTACGCGCGGGTACGGCTGGAGGTCCCGAGCTCCGCCGTCGCCCTGGTGGAGCAGGCCCTGGGTGACCTGCGCGCCGCGGGCCGCGTGCGCGGTGAGCTGCAGCTCGTGGGCGTCGACGGCGCCGAGCAGGCCACCGTGACGGACCACGAGCTCGACGAGCCCGAACCGCGTCGCTGA
- a CDS encoding alpha/beta fold hydrolase, with protein sequence MDTTRYRLDGHDVLAHRLTVPLDHAAPGGETIEIFAREIVRDGGAEKPHLVWFQGGPGGRGDRPARISGWIDRALRDYRVVLLDQRGTGLSTPGDALTITARGDAAAQAAYLSHFRADAIVADAEALRRHLAGDRPWSVLGQSYGGFVIISYLSTAPGGLREAFVTGGLPGLTTPAEQVYRLTYAKTARRNAQYFARYPDDQATLREVARHLAETEELLPTGERLSARRLRQVGTRLGAGLGFDALHYLLEDPFVTVAGARRLSRGFLADAGALLSYAGRELYAVLHETIYAQRAATHWAAHRVRGEFATMAEDADPAWHATPYHLTGEHIYPWQLREDPALAPLAAAADLLAAKEDFPALYDPQVLAENTVPVAAAVYTDDMFVPVELSQETARAVQNLRPWITNEYHHDGIRVDGEHILDRLITLARS encoded by the coding sequence ATGGACACCACCCGGTACCGCCTCGACGGCCACGACGTCCTCGCGCACCGTCTCACCGTGCCCCTGGACCACGCCGCGCCGGGCGGGGAGACCATCGAGATCTTCGCCCGTGAGATCGTGCGCGACGGCGGTGCCGAGAAGCCGCACCTCGTCTGGTTCCAGGGTGGGCCCGGCGGGCGGGGCGACCGGCCGGCGCGGATCTCCGGGTGGATCGACAGGGCCCTGCGGGACTACCGGGTGGTGCTCCTCGACCAGCGCGGCACCGGGCTGTCCACCCCGGGCGACGCGCTGACCATCACCGCACGCGGGGACGCCGCCGCGCAGGCCGCCTATCTGAGCCACTTCCGGGCGGACGCCATCGTCGCCGACGCCGAGGCCCTGCGCCGGCACCTGGCCGGCGACCGACCCTGGTCGGTGCTCGGCCAGTCCTACGGCGGGTTCGTCATCATCAGCTACCTCTCGACGGCCCCCGGCGGGCTCCGCGAGGCCTTCGTCACCGGTGGGCTGCCGGGTCTGACCACGCCGGCCGAGCAGGTCTACCGGCTCACCTACGCCAAGACCGCCCGCCGCAACGCCCAGTACTTCGCCCGCTACCCCGACGACCAGGCGACCCTGCGTGAGGTTGCCCGGCACCTGGCGGAAACCGAGGAGCTGCTGCCCACCGGGGAACGGCTCAGCGCCCGACGGCTGCGGCAGGTGGGCACCCGGCTCGGCGCCGGTCTGGGTTTCGACGCCCTGCACTACCTCCTCGAGGACCCCTTCGTGACCGTGGCCGGCGCCCGCCGGCTCTCGCGCGGCTTCCTCGCCGACGCCGGCGCCCTGCTCAGCTACGCCGGCCGCGAGCTGTACGCGGTGCTGCACGAGACGATCTACGCCCAGCGCGCGGCCACCCACTGGGCGGCACACCGCGTGCGCGGCGAGTTCGCCACCATGGCCGAGGACGCCGACCCCGCCTGGCACGCCACCCCCTACCACCTCACCGGTGAGCACATCTACCCTTGGCAGCTGCGTGAGGACCCAGCGCTCGCCCCGCTCGCCGCCGCGGCGGACCTGCTCGCGGCGAAGGAGGACTTCCCCGCGCTCTACGACCCGCAGGTCCTCGCCGAGAACACGGTGCCGGTGGCGGCGGCGGTGTACACGGACGACATGTTCGTCCCGGTGGAGCTGTCCCAGGAGACCGCCCGAGCGGTGCAGAACCTGCGGCCGTGGATCACCAACGAGTACCACCACGACGGCATCCGGGTCGACGGCGAGCACATCCTCGACCGGCTCATCACGCTCGCCCGCAGCTGA